In one Scomber japonicus isolate fScoJap1 chromosome 6, fScoJap1.pri, whole genome shotgun sequence genomic region, the following are encoded:
- the LOC128359919 gene encoding P2Y purinoceptor 13-like, with amino-acid sequence MSNNSSHLSSDCAQFRLDKNVNVAVTYFFYISFPIALLLNGTAAWVSVHLRSTSTFIVYLKSLVASDLLMTLTSPLMAASMHPRATLELKAFACRFSSVIFYCCLYTSITFMGLISLDRFFKIVRPCGKLLGQSLAFSFAMSISVWVVIFGSTAIPTMILTNQDPVNETGDFCMSLKSPAGVTLHKFVVIFMEILFWLVSLMIVFGYICITLKVLQSFRNSGSNNSNGKKKTKLRVFLILLVFFMCFLPLHIMRIPFTIYEIFEINVCADTWVMTAYNFVLWLSTTNACLDPFLYIYLCREFKDKLVDMLKARGIELCSGEKEETSQ; translated from the coding sequence ATGTCAAACAACTCATCACACCTCTCTTCAGATTGTGCCCAGTTCAGACTTGACAAGAATGTAAATGTGGCTGTCACCTACTTCTTCTACATCTCATTCCCCATTGCATTGTTGCTCAATGGCACAGCAGCCTGGGTGTCTGTCCACCTCCGATCCACCTCCACCTTCATAGTTTATCTCAAAAGCCTGGTGGCTTCTGACCTGCTCATGACACTGACAAGCCCGCTGATGGCAGCTAGCATGCACCCCAGAGCCACATTAGAGTTAAAGGCGTTTGCGTGCCGTTTCTCCTCTGTAATTTTCTACTGCTGTTTGTACACAAGCATTACTTTTATGGGTCTCATCAGTCTGGATCGCTTCTTCAAAATTGTTAGGCCATGTGGAAAGTTGTTGGGACAAAGCCTGGCCTTCAGTTTTGCAATGTCCATCTCGGTTTGGGTTGTGATATTTGGTAGCACAGCTATCCCAACTATGATTCTAACTAACCAGGATCCTGTTAATGAAACAGGAGATTTCTGTATGTCCTTGAAAAGTCCAGCTGGTGTGACTCTTCACAAGTTTGTGGTTATATTTATGGAGATCCTTTTCTGGCTCGTAAGCTTAATGATTGTGTTTGGCTACATCTGCATCACCCTGAAAGTCCTGCAATCCTTCAGAAACTCCGGGAGCAACAACAGCAATGGAAAGAAGAAGACCAAGCTGCGAGTCTTCCTGATCCtacttgtgtttttcatgtgctTTCTGCCTCTCCACATCATGCGCATTCCATTCACAATTTATGAAATCTTTGAAATTAATGTCTGTGCTGATACATGGGTGATGACAGCCTATAATTTTGTCTTGTGGCTCTCTACTACTAATGCCTGCCTGGATCCTTTCCTCTACATTTACCTGTGCAGGGAGTTCAAAGACAAACTGGTTGATATGTTGAAAGCTAGAGGTATTGAGTTATGTtcaggagaaaaagaggagactTCACAGTAG
- the LOC128359920 gene encoding P2Y purinoceptor 13-like: MPSDLMSRNDVGCTSFNYNTSIVPALYCLTFPIALVLNGVAAWVSLHLKSTTTFVVYLKNLVAADLIMTLIIPIKAASYMPSASYMLYEFSCRYSSVIFYSTLYACIILLGLIGLDRFFKIVIPHSKFGQNLTVSKLISASIWLIMFGATALPNIILSNKSVANLTDNRNCMKYKGPVGIEFHQNVVLYMNALFWFVSVVIVVCYICIANKVIQSFRNSGSNNNQGKKKIKLRVFLVVIVFFVSFGPYHIVRIPYTFQQVQFSSEVSCAYLIGKFAKELSLWLATTNICLDPLLYVFLCREFKDKLISLMKNVSILLKVASAGKEEGTLPQTRF, translated from the coding sequence ATGCCATCGGATCTGATGTCTCGCAATGATGTGGGGTGTACCAGTTTTAATTACAACACAAGCATTGTCCCAGCTCTCTACTGCTTAACATTCCCCATAGCCTTAGTGCTGAATGGCGTGGCAGCTTGGGTGTCTCTGCACCTCAAGTCCACCACCACCTTTGTGGTGTACCTGAAAAATCTTGTGGCAGCTGATCTAATCATGACCTTGATCATTCCAATCAAAGCTGCCAGTTACATGCCGAGTGCATCATACATGTTATATGAATTTTCGTGTCGTTATTCCAGTGTCATTTTCTATAGTACACTGTACGCATGTATCATTTTGCTGGGCCTCATCGGTCTGGACCGTTTCTTCAAGATCGTGATACCCCACAGCAAGTTTGGTCAGAATCTAACCGTAAGCAAACTGATATCAGCCTCAATCTGGCTGATCATGTTTGGAGCCACTGCTTTACCTAATATAATTCTGAGTAACAAATCAGTGGCTAATTTGACAGATAACAGGAATTGCATGAAGTATAAAGGACCGGTTGGGATTGAATTCCATCAAAATGTAGTACTTTATATGAATGCTTTATTCTGGTTTGTCAGTGTGGTCATTGTGGTTTGCTACATTTGTATTGCAAATAAGGTCATCCAGTCTTTCAGAAACTCTGGCAGCAATAACAACCAGGGAAAGAAGAAGATCAAACTACGTGTTTTCCTggttgtcattgtgttttttgtgtcatttggACCATACCACATTGTCAGGATCCCATACACTTTCCAACAAGTCCAATTTTCTTCTGAGGTTAGCTGCGCTTACCTAATAGGCAAGTTTGCTAAGGAACTCAGCTTGTGGCTTGCAACCACCAACATCTGCCTTGACCCACTTCTCTATGTCTTCTTGTGTCGAGAATTCAAGGACAAGCTTATTtctttgatgaaaaatgtatcCATCTTACTCAAAGTAGCCTCAGCAGGCAAAGAAGAGGGCACTTTACCACAGACTAGATTCTGA
- the LOC128360409 gene encoding P2Y purinoceptor 13-like isoform X1, which translates to MNNSLSNASVKCVRDTSVTAVVFPILYSILFIAALVLNSLAAWIFFSIPSTSTFVVFLKNVVVADLLMTLTIPLRILSDAGVGSWHLRAFHCRYSAVLFYITMYISILLLGLISLDRYLKIVRPFGKCALQQVRVGQKLSAAVWAVMLSLALPNVILSDQPPRISGGKLKCSSMKSKAGLLWHEGFNYFCQVIFWGTLALMVVCYTFISKKVYESYKASKSRSQAASRKTKAKVFVVVGVFFICFAPFHFARVPYTLTQTRNVASHCQALYVAKETTLWLSATNVCLDPLIYVFLCKVFRKRLTAALGPKVLHKSTMDSLTATSTQLEMSQIPHSKRLSYNGMPE; encoded by the exons ATGAACAACAGCCTGTCCAACGCCTCTGTCAAGTGCGTGCGGGACACCAGTGTGACAGCTGTGGTTTTCCCCATTCTGTACAGCATACTCTTTATAGCTGCCCTTGTACTGAATTCCCTGGCTGCATGGATCTTCTTTAGCATCCCCAGCACCTCGACATTTGTTGTCTTTCTAAAGAACGTG GTGGTGGCTGATTTGCTGATGACTCTGACCATCCCTCTGAGAATCCTGAGTGATGCAGGTGTGGGTTCCTGGCATCTACGGGCCTTTCACTGCCGGTACTCTGCAGTTCTTTTCTACATCACCATGTACATCAGCATCCTCTTGCTGGGCCTCATCAGCCTGGACCGCTACCTGAAGATAGTCAGGCCATTTGGAAAGTGCGCCCTGCAGCAGGTCCGTGTCGGTCAGAAGCTGAGTGCAGCTGTCTGGGCAGTGATGTTATCTTTAGCACTACCCAATGTCATTTTAAGTGATCAGCCACCACGCATTTCTGGAGGAAAGTTGAAGTGCAGCTCCATGAAGAGCAAAGCTGGCTTGCTTTGGCATGAAGGATTCAACTACTTCTGTCAG GTGATTTTCTGGGGCACCCTGGCCTTGATGGTGGTTTGCTACACGTTCATCAGCAAGAAGGTGTATGAGTCCTACAAAGCCTCAAAGAGCAGATCTCAGGCCGCCAGTcgcaaaacaaaagcaaaggtCTTCGTGGTGGTGGGGGTGTTTTTCATCTGCTTCGCCCCCTTTCACTTTGCCCGCGTTCCCTACACTCTGACCCAAACCCGCAACGTGGCAAGTCATTGCCAGGCACTCTACGTTGCCAAGGAAACCACCCTGTGGCTGTCGGCTACTAATGTATGTCTGGACCCGCTCATCTACGTGTTCCTGTGCAAGGTATTTAGGAAAAGACTGACAGCTGCACTCGGCCCTAAAGTTCTCCACAAAAGTACCATGGATTCTCTCACGGCAACATCAACTCAGCTGGAGATGTCACAGATACCCCACAGTAAAAGACTGTCATACAATGGCATGCCAGAGTGA
- the LOC128360409 gene encoding P2Y purinoceptor 13-like isoform X2: MTLTIPLRILSDAGVGSWHLRAFHCRYSAVLFYITMYISILLLGLISLDRYLKIVRPFGKCALQQVRVGQKLSAAVWAVMLSLALPNVILSDQPPRISGGKLKCSSMKSKAGLLWHEGFNYFCQVIFWGTLALMVVCYTFISKKVYESYKASKSRSQAASRKTKAKVFVVVGVFFICFAPFHFARVPYTLTQTRNVASHCQALYVAKETTLWLSATNVCLDPLIYVFLCKVFRKRLTAALGPKVLHKSTMDSLTATSTQLEMSQIPHSKRLSYNGMPE, from the exons ATGACTCTGACCATCCCTCTGAGAATCCTGAGTGATGCAGGTGTGGGTTCCTGGCATCTACGGGCCTTTCACTGCCGGTACTCTGCAGTTCTTTTCTACATCACCATGTACATCAGCATCCTCTTGCTGGGCCTCATCAGCCTGGACCGCTACCTGAAGATAGTCAGGCCATTTGGAAAGTGCGCCCTGCAGCAGGTCCGTGTCGGTCAGAAGCTGAGTGCAGCTGTCTGGGCAGTGATGTTATCTTTAGCACTACCCAATGTCATTTTAAGTGATCAGCCACCACGCATTTCTGGAGGAAAGTTGAAGTGCAGCTCCATGAAGAGCAAAGCTGGCTTGCTTTGGCATGAAGGATTCAACTACTTCTGTCAG GTGATTTTCTGGGGCACCCTGGCCTTGATGGTGGTTTGCTACACGTTCATCAGCAAGAAGGTGTATGAGTCCTACAAAGCCTCAAAGAGCAGATCTCAGGCCGCCAGTcgcaaaacaaaagcaaaggtCTTCGTGGTGGTGGGGGTGTTTTTCATCTGCTTCGCCCCCTTTCACTTTGCCCGCGTTCCCTACACTCTGACCCAAACCCGCAACGTGGCAAGTCATTGCCAGGCACTCTACGTTGCCAAGGAAACCACCCTGTGGCTGTCGGCTACTAATGTATGTCTGGACCCGCTCATCTACGTGTTCCTGTGCAAGGTATTTAGGAAAAGACTGACAGCTGCACTCGGCCCTAAAGTTCTCCACAAAAGTACCATGGATTCTCTCACGGCAACATCAACTCAGCTGGAGATGTCACAGATACCCCACAGTAAAAGACTGTCATACAATGGCATGCCAGAGTGA